The DNA segment GAGTGGTTAATACAGAGAAATGTTTTATTCGAAAAGCGGGAATGAAATACCACGTTGACCTGCACGCCATTGTCAATGCGAATATCACCGTAAAGGAAGGCCACGAAATTTCGCATGTGCTCAAAGATACTTTACGAGAAGAAATCCCGGAATTAGGACACGTTTTGATTCATATTGAACCTACGAGTTATTGAAATTATTTCACTCCAAAACATTCAAAATTTTCAAACCAAAAACAACACCGTTTTCTTGGACCCCGTTTTGATAAGAATGCACATAATCAAAGCGAAATACTTTTAATTTTCCAAAACCTAGATTGTCCAAGCCAACCGTAAATTCGGTGTAGGGTTTCGTGTCAGGAACGGCAAGAGCGTGAAATCCCAAAACCAAAGTCGAATTCAATTTGTTCAATAAAGGAATTTTATTCATGATGTATCCTTTGTCATTGTGCTCCAAATGCGCTTCGAAATAGCTGTCATTCGTGCTGTTCGAATAATAATTCATTAGGTTGAAAACATTCAAATAACGGTCGCTGGTTCCTACGTGTGTTCTGTTTCCGTTGAAATGTTTGTAATCCACAAACGAAATATTTTCGCCGTGAATGAAAGTTCCCGCTTTCAAGTTGATGCCTAATGTTCCCTTGTTTTCAGCATTGAAATCATACCTGATTTGGCTAGTAATCAATTGGTATTCGTATTTGCTTTCATTGGATGCAAAAGCATTTTCGTAACCAAATGACAAGGTTGGATAGTCGTTGTTTCTAATATTTATTTTTCCGTCTGGTCTCGAAATGTATTTGTTTCCGAAATTTATTTTGGCAGAAACAGCAGCTTTTGTAAGATGATGTTGCTCGAATGCGGGAGTCAAATTGTCGTCCGGCAACAACGGATTATTGGAACTGTAAACATCGTCGCTTTTGATAAATGTATAATCGGTCGTGTTGAACAAAGGTTTTCGTTGCTGGTATTCTAAAGTTCCTTTTAGATAAAAATTATTTCCCACGTCTTGACCATAAGTAGCTCCAGCAAATTCTTTGTTGTACAATTTCATGTAATTGTCTTTGAAAAATAAAGTGCTCACAGTGTTTATAAAACTCGTAATGGGTTCTTCGGGATTGAATTGATTGACTTTGCTTCCGCCAAAAAGAGTTAGAGTCGCATAATTTTGATTGTTGAATCGATGGTAATAATCTGCCGTAACTCGTAATCTGTCATCCGAAAAACCATAATTGAATTTAGTGTTGATGTAAGTCGATTTTCCTTTTTCTTCTTGATTTTTCCAATCTCGGAAAGAAAATCCAGAATCCAGATTCCAACCTTGAACCGTGTTGAAACTCAACGACGATAAATTAAGCAAACCATCATAACGGAACGATTTTTTCTGGCTGCTATTTTTCCAAGAATAACCAGTAATTGGACTCAGAAATTTGAATTTATTGTCCTTCTTGTCGATGGAATCCAAATATTTTTTTGAGTTTCGAACAGTATGAACGCTGTCTTTTTTTATGTAATCGGTATTCTCTTCGATGGTGAGAGGAATCGGTCTGATTTTATTCCAAAACAGTGTGTCTTTTTTGTTGGAATTGTCTTCGAAACTTACAATTTCATTGGTAAACGTTTTTTTGGCAAACATTTTTTCGAATTCATAATTGCTGTAAACATAAGAGAATTTTCCGTTGAATTTTATTCCAAAAATACCCGCCGAGAATTCAAGACTTTGGGTGTTTTTTGCCCAAACTTTGTTGTTTTTGTTGTAGTTGAAATTCTGTTTCAACTTCATAACGTCCACAAATTCCTGGTGCATTCTGTAGCCTTTGATGTCCAAATCCACGGCATAAATTGCCCAAGAATCTTCGACAATGTAAATATATCCTTCAAAAACGGGTTCGGCATCTCGCTTTGCAATGACTTTTATTTTGTTGATCATCAAATTGTTTTCGTCCTGAAAAGTGCCTTCTAATTTGTATTTATAATAGTTGAAAGCATTGTCGGCAATGGGTGAAATTATTTTGCTTCCAAAGTCCAAAGTATTGTCATAGAAATCATAAATCGTAGATCGTGCTGTGTTGTAACTGAAACCTTTGTTGTCTCCGCTTACTTTTGAAGCTATAATTCGTTCCTTTAAATTGTCGGGTTTTTCAAAAATAATTTTCGAAACGGTTTCCGATAAATAAATAATTCCAGTTCCGGTTGAATCGACTGCGCCGTTCAAATCGCCCACTTTTTGTCCCAATATTTTCTTGGGCAAATCCTTGACCTTAAAAATGCCACGGGAATAAAAATCGGCTTTATAACGAGCCGTTTTTTCGGAGTTTTCTTTTTTGCTGGCAATCGCCTGCCTGATTACGGCATTAGCTGGATTGTCTTTCGAGTTGATGACGACCTCGGAAAGCGACAAGTTCTCTTCAACCAATTTTATGTTTTGGATGAACGGAAATTTGTCAATTGTGAGCGTTACTTTCTGGGTTTTGAACCCCAAATATTGAAAAACAATAGTATGCTTTCCCGCTTTTTTGATATTCAATTCGTAATTTCCTTGCTCGTTCGATGAAGTTCCGTTATAGGTGTTCTCTTCTAGAATGGTTACAAGCGAAAGCGGGATTCCCTTATTGTCAGTAATGGTTCCCCTGATTTGTGCAAAGGAAAAAATGGATGCTAAAAGAAGAAAGAGCAAGTAGTAATTTTTCATGCAGTAATTTTTTCCTACAAATATACAAGTAGGACTCAATTACAATCATAAAATTTTGTTATTTTAATTCAAAACTGAAATGCTTTTCAGAATCAAGGAACTACAAAAAAGACTGTATCGCCAATTCGTAGCTTTTCATTCCAAAACCAAGAATAACGCCTTTGGCATTTCCAGAAATATAAGATTGATGACGGAAACTTTCGCGAGAAAAAGTATTCGAAATATGCACTTCGACCACAGGAGTTGTTATGGATTTTATGGCATCGCCAATGCCTATTGAAGTATGGGTGTAAGCGCCGGCATTCAGGATAATTCCATCATAAGAAAAACCAAATTCCTGAATTTTACCAATCAATTCGCCTTCGATATTGCTTTGAAAATACGTTAATTCTACTTGTGGAAACTTGCTTTTCAAGATTTCAAGATAATCTTCAAAAGTTTGGGAACCATAAATTTCTGGTTCGCGTTTTCCTAATAAGTTGAGGTTTGGTCCGTTGATGATGGAAATTTTCATAATTCATATTTTGGTAAAAATAAAAAAACCGTTCCAATTAAGAACGGTTTTGAAAGAATTATTGTTTTTAATTTTGTTAAAACATAAAACCTGCCGAGAATTGAAGCACTGAATTTTTTGCGTCTGCATTTGGAGATACTTCGGTCAGTCCTAAAACATATCTTCCATTAATGAAGATGTTTTTGGTTATTTTAAAACCCAATCCACCAGCAAGTGCAAAATCAAATGTATTTGCGTCACTCACGTCAAATTCGCTTTTTTCACTCAATAAAAAAGAGGCTTGAGGGCCAAGTTCAAGACTAAAAGATTTGCTCAAATATATTTTTGCCAAAACTGGAATAGCGATATATCCTAATTCATTTTCAAAATCACCTAAAGCCGTTTTGTAAGTTGCTCCTTGGGTTGTGTACAGCAATTCAGGTTGTATTGCAAATTTGTCCAGAAGTTTAATTTCTGCAATCAATCCTGCATGATAACTTGTTATGGCGTCAGTCTGAATGTTTGTACCAGAAAAGTTTGCATAATTTAATCCAGCCTTTGCGCCAATTTGTAATAACTGGGCTTGAGCACTGAATGACAGGACAAATAGTAAAGCGGTAATCAAAATTGTTTTTTTCATAATTTTTAAGTTTATTGATTAGGGACATTATCTAAAACTCTTTAAATGTTTAATTATTGTATTTATCTCGCATATCGGTCATTTTTTAACAAATAGTCAGTCAAAGTGTTTCTTTTGTGAATATGTCACATTGAAGCCGTTATTTTTATGTAATCTCCATTAATTGTTACTAATTTTGTTAACAACTAAATTTTGTAGCCAAAATCCCTTCAGTTTTAATGTTTAATTTTATTGTATTATAAATTTTAAACTAAACAAACATGAAAAAAATTATTTTATCAGTAATTGCAATTCTCGGATTTGGGTTTGCAAACGCTCAAGATGCAACAAACAATGGTTTCTCTAAAGGAGACAAGTTTGTGGAAGGAAGTTTTAGCTTTCGTTCAGGTGATGTTGAAGACAGCTGGTCATTTACGCCAAAAATGGGTGTTATGCTGGATGACAAATGGGCTGTTGGAGGTTTTTTAGCTCTTGCAGGTCAAGATAATGGCACTGTTGAAAATAATACTTTCGGAATTGGTGCTTTCGCTCGTTATTATTTCTTGTCTTTGGGTGCCAGTAAAAGCTTCAATGCTTATGGTGAAATTGGATTAGGCTATTCTTCGGTATCAACCGAGACTAATAATGCCAACAAGAACACTAATAGCGCCATGAATGCCAATATCGATTTAGGAATGAATTATTTCTTTACTTCTCATTGGGCTGCAACATTCGAATTGGCAAATATCTTGAGTTATAACAATGTAAATCCAGAACAAGGATCTAATTCAAGTGATTTGAATGTTAACGTGAACTTGTTCAACAACATTTTTGCCACTCCACAGTTCGGTTTATTGTACAAGTGGTAAATCCTACTTGGGTTTAATCATAGAAAAACCATCCTTTTTGGGTGGTTTTTTTATGTACAAAAATAGCGTTACTTTGCTTCCATGAATTGGAAAACGGATATCAAAAATTATCAATCTTATTTGAGGATTGAAAGAGGTTTGTCGAAAAACACCATCGACAACTATTCTTTTGATATTGAACGATTGTGTCTTTTTCTGGAAGAAAATGCTATTGCTGTTTCGCCAATAAAAATAAATGAAGAAACCATCCAGCAATTTATTTACAGTGTTTCCAAAGAAGTAAATCCTCGCTCGCAAGCCAGAATAATTTCGGGATTAAAAAGTTTTTTTAGCTATTTAATCTTCGAAGACTATCGTCAAGACAATCCAATGGAATTGATTGAAACACCGAAGACAGGCCGGAAACTTCCCGATACTTTGTCAGTGGAAGAAATAGATACTTTAATTTCTGCCATAGATTTAAGTTCCAATGAAGGCGAACGAAACAGGGCTATTTTGGAAACGCTTTATGGTTGTGGACTTCGTGTTTCGGAATTGGTTTCCTTGAAAATTTCGGATTTGTTTTTTGAAGAAGGTTTTATCAAGATTACCGGTAAAGGAAATAAACAACGCTTTGTTCCCATTGGAAATTTGACTCAAAAATACATTCAAATTTACAGAAATGAAATAAGAATACATCTGAATATAAAGAAAGGCCACGAGGATACTTTGTTCTTGAATAGGAGGGGAAGTCAGCTCACAAGAGCCATGATTTTTACGATAATCAAGGATTTGGCTACCAAAATAAATTTGAACAAAAGCATTAGTCCGCATACTTTGCGCCATTCATTTGCCACGCATCTTCTGGAAAATGGTGCCGATTTGCGTTCAATCCAGTTAATGCTTGGTCACGAATCGATAACCACAACGGAAATTTATGTGCATTTGGATAGAAGATTTTTGACCGAAGTGATTAATAATTTTCATCCGAGGAGATAGCAATCAGTGTTCTGTATTCAGTGTTCAGTTGTCAGAGTATAAAAAAATCGCAGTATAAATCACATATTTGTGAGTCATACTGCGACTGTAAACTGAATACTGAGAACTATTATTTCGCGATATTCACCGCTCTAGTTTCTCTAATTACGGTAACTTTCACCTGACCTGGGTAAGTCATTTCAGTTTGTATTTTTTGCGAGATTTCGAAAGATAAAGTAGCGGCATTGTCATCAGAAACTTTTTCGCTTTCCACGATTACGCGAAGTTCTCTACCGGCTTGAATCGCATAAGCATTTTTCACTCCGCTGAATCCGTAAGCTACTTCTTCCAAGTCTTTCAAACGTTGGATGTAAGAATCCAAAACTTGTCTTCTTGCACCTGGTCTAGCACCTGAAATGGCGTCACATACTTGGATAATTGGAGACAACAATGATTTCATTTCAATCTCGTCGTGGTGTGCTCCAATAGCGTTGCAAACTTCTTCTTTTTCACCATATTTTTCGGCCCATTGCATTCCCAATAAAGCGTGGGGCAAATCACTTTCGGTATCTGGAACTTTACCAATATCGTGCAATAAACCGGCTCTTTTGGCCAGTTTTACGTTCAATCCTAATTCGGCTGCCATAATTCCGCAAAGCTTGGAAACTTCGCGAGAGTGTTGCAATAAATTTTGTCCATAAGAAGAACGGTATTTCATTCTACCTACCACTTTTATCAACTCTGGGTGTAAACCGTGAATACCTAAATCAATCACGGTACGTTTTCCAACTTCGATGATTTCGTCGTCAATTTGTTTTGTGGTTTTGGCTACTACTTCTTCAATGCGTGCTGGGTGGATTCTTCCGTCAGTTACCAATTTATGTAACGACAGACGTGCAATTTCTCTACGAACCGGATCAAAACAAGAAAGAATAATGGCTTCCGGTGTGTCGTCCACAATGATTTCTACTCCGGTTGCTGCTTCAATCGCTCTAATGTTTCTACCTTCTCGACCAATAATCCTACCTTTCACGTCATCGGATTCGATGTTGAATACAGAAACGCAGTTTTCTACGGCTTCTTCTGTTCCAACTCTTTGAATAGTGTTGATGATGATTTTCTTGGCTTCTTGTTGTGCCGTTAATTTTGCCTCCTCAATAGTATCTTGGATGTGGGACATTGCTTCGGTTTTGGCTTCCGATTTCAAGCCTTCAATCAATTGGTTTTTGGCATCTTCTGTAGATAAACCGGCAATAACCTCTAGTTGTTGTAAATGACTTTTGTGCAGTTTGTCAACTTCTATTTGTTTCTTTTCCAGGGTTTCAATTTTAGAATTGTATTCTAATGTTTTTGATTCAAAATCATCGTTTACTTTTTTGGCTTTCGACAATTCATTCGAAACTTGTGATTCTTTGTCACGAATTCTTTTTTCCACTTCTGCCATTTTTTGATCGCGAGAAAGGATTACTTGTTCGTGTTCTGATTTCAATTCGATAAATTTTTCCTTTGCTTGAAGAATTTTGTCTTTTTTGATGTTTTCCGCTTCAAGATTGGCATCTTTTAAGATCGATGATGCTTCTTTTTTTGCATTTTTAATTAAATTAGAGATGTTGCTTTTCTCTATTATTTTGGCGATGATGAAACCTCCCGCAATACCTATAATTCCTGAAATGATAATCGTTACTATGTCCATGGTTTATTAAAATTTATATATAAAAAAAGCCTACATTAGATTGCTTGTATAAACTCTGGAATACAAGTTTTGAGCTAACTCGCTGTTCAAGCTTCCAAACTGAATTGGCTTGCTATAGTAACGATGATTTGCTCATTCTAAATTGTTAGTGTTGAGTTTACCAAATATGAACTAATGTAGGCAGTATCTTAGTTGTTGTAAAGAACGTTTATTTATCGAGATATTGATCTAAAACCGCATTGATTTTTTTAATTCTTTCAATAGTTTCGTTGCCATTTATGGCATTGTCAATTTGTTTTTGTTCTACTTGCGAGGCAAATTGCAAGGCACACATGGCCAATACATCTTGCTTGTCGCGAACGGCATAATTTTCTTCAAATTGCTTTATCATCACGTCAATTTTCTTCGAAGCACTTCTAAGCCCTTCTTCCTGGGAAAAATCCACCGTCAATGGATAGACCCTGTCTGCAATTGATATTTTAATTTTAAGCTTTTCGTCCATATCTTTTACTAATCTGATAGCTGTGCTATGCAGTAATCAATTTCACGAATTAATGAATTTATTTTAAGCTTTGTATCTCTTTTATTATCTTCGCTGCCCAGTAATGCGTTGGCAATTTTTAGTGTTTCATACTGCTTTTTCAAGGCGTCAATCTCACGAGATTGGGTTTGTATGGTGGCTGCTGCTTTGGTCAATTCTATTTTCAAATCTTGATTGTTCTTCTCTAAACTATTTAGCTTCGTAAAAAGTTTCTCAATCTTATTTTCAAGAGTATCAATTATTTCCGCAATTACACTCATAATTTATCCTACGTATTACATAATCTTACAAAGTTAGTATTCCTTTTTATTATTACAATATTTTATTTGTTTTTTTGCATTAAAATATTTAATGAATTGATTTGAAGTCAGTTGTGATTTTACGTTTTTTTATTAACCACTTTTTTTTACCTTAGCAAAAATGTATTCAATGAAATCTAGCCTATTTGCCCTATTGTTTAGCAGTATTCTTTTTGCACAAGTTGATTATCCAAAAGATTATTTCAGGTCTCCACTAGATATTCCGATGCAATTGTCTGGCAATTTTGGAGAGTTGAGACCGAATCATTTCCATGCTGGGTTTGATTTGAAAACAATGCAAAGAGAGGGATTGAAGGTTTATGCTGTCGCTGATGGTTATATTTCCAGAATCAAGATTTCGACTTTTGGAAACGGAAAAACCCTTTATATTACGCACGCGAATGGATATACTTCTGTTTATGGACATTTGCTCAGAGCCACGGATTCTATCGAAGATTTTATTAAAAAAATACATTACAAGGAGCAATCTTTCGAAATTGAAATGTATTTGAAACCCGGTGAAATCGAGGTCAAGAAAGGGCAAGTTATTGCCCTTTCGGGAAATACGGGTGCTTCCGAAGGACCGCATTTACATTTTGAATTTCGTGATAATAGTACAGAGTATATCATCAATCCAATGCTTTTTGGCTTTGATAAAATGTTGAAAGACTCTAAAAGTCCAATGATTTCGAGTGTTTATGTTTATCCCTTGAATGACGATACGGTCGTCAATCAATCAAAAAGGCCTTTGATACTCAATTTGAAGTTGCAAAAAGATGGAACTTACCTTGCCGATGCGGTTTCGACCAATGGAAAAATAGGTTTTGGAATTAACGCTTTCGATTATGACGATGTTTCTTTCAATAAAAACGGAATCTATAAGGTGCAGGGTTTTTACAACGGAATTCCCAATTTTGGCTATCAATTTGATACCTATCCTTTTGACGAGATGCGCTATATAAATGCGCTCATTGATTACCCAAGATACAAGAAGACCCAGCAAAGAGTGCAAAAGTTGTTCATGAAAAACCCCTTTAGATTGAGCATAATTAAAACGAATAAAAGCAATGGTATTCTAACAGCAGAACCTAATTTGACGGCACTATATCGTGTTGAAGTTTCAGATTTTTATGGCAATTTGACCAAGGTTTCCATTCCGGTGAATTATGGATCACTGCCTGCGATAGTTGCCCAAGAGCCAATTCTTTCCAAATATTTTGTAAAAGCAAACAACGATTCCAGTTTCGAAAAGGAAAACATGTCGGTTTTCTTTCCTGCAGGGACTTTTTATGACGATTTCTATTTGAATTTTGACGTGAAAAACGACACCCTGTTTCTTCACGACGATACGGTTCCCGCCCATACCAGTTTTACGATTTCAATGGAGGACAAAAAATTTACCGAAGCACAAAGGGAAAAATTGTACATCGCTTCAATTAACGGTAAAAAAATGGGATACAATACAACGTATCGAAAAGACAATGTCTTTACCATCAAAGTTAAAACCTTGGGGAAATATGCCTTGGTTCTAGACACAATCCCGCCCGTTATTTCCATTGCCAAACCTATCGATGGAAAATGGTTGAGCGATAAGAAGTCTATCCAATTTACCATAAGCGATGGATTGTCGGGCATAAAATCCTATAACGGCTATTTGAACGGCAAGTGGATATTGTTCGAATATGACAACAAAACCAAAAAAATAACCCACAATTTTAGTGATGGAATTGTCGCTGAAGGCGCAAACGAATTAAAAATAATAGTTGTTGATAATTTAGGTAATTCTACTATCTTTGAAACTAAGTTTTTCAGAAGTCAAAAAAAATAAAATCAAATTCCTTGGGTTTAAATAAAATAATACTTGCTTTCTTTTTTTTCTGTTTTGGATTTTTTGCGTCTGCTCAATCTGCCCAAGTAAAAGGAGTTATTCTGGATAAAAACAATCAGCCCGTAGCCAACGTGAATGTGTCTTGTCGAGGTAATGGAACCCAATCAAATGCCAATGGTTATTATGTCTTGACCGTTCCAGCCAATCAAAAATCGATCCTGATTTTTTCACATATTTCGCTGAAAAAAGTTACGGTTACAGTTACTCTAAAACCAAATGAAGACTATGAGTTCAACTTGGTTATGGGTGACCAAGACGAGCAAATGGGTGAAGTCATAATCATGTCAAACAACAAAAAAAGGGTTCAGGGAATCACGACCATAGAGCCTGAAATGATTCGGAAAATTCCAGGAGCCAATGCCGGTGTCGAAAATATCTTGAAATCCTTGCCGGGAGTCAATTCTAACAATGAATTGAGTACCCAATATGCCGTTCGAGGCGGAAATTACGACGAGAATCTAGTTTATGTGAACGAAATCGAAGTTTATCGTCCGTTTTTGATTCGTTCCGGTCAGCAAGAAGGATTGAGTTTTACCAATACGGATTTGGTTCAAAATGTCGATTTTTCGGCAGGAGGTTTTCAGTCAAAATATGGCGATAAATTATCTTCGGTTTTGGATATCACTTATCGAAAACCAACAAAATTTGGAGCCGTTGCCGAAGCTAGTTTTCTTGGTGCAAGCGCAGCTGTAGATGCCGTTTCCAAAAACGGAAAATGGTCTCAAGTAACAGGAATTCGATACCGAAACAATTCACTTTTGGTAAATAGCCAAGAAACAGAAACCAATTATACGCCAACATTCGCCGATTTTCAATCAAATGTCAATTTCAAAGCTTCGGATAAATGGGATTTCAGCTTTTTGGGCAATGTTTCTCAAAATGATTACCAATACCAGCCTTTGACGCGCCAAACTAATTTTGGAACCATCGATAATCCGATGGCATTGCTGGTTTATTATGAAGGTCAGGAAAAAGACAAATACACCACAGTTTTTGGAGCCGTAAAATCAACTTATACCGCATCCGAAAAGTCAATCTACAAATTAATTGCTTCGGTCTATCATACCCAGGAACAAGAATATTTTGATATTTTGGCGCAA comes from the Flavobacterium limnophilum genome and includes:
- a CDS encoding DUF5686 and carboxypeptidase regulatory-like domain-containing protein, producing MKNYYLLFLLLASIFSFAQIRGTITDNKGIPLSLVTILEENTYNGTSSNEQGNYELNIKKAGKHTIVFQYLGFKTQKVTLTIDKFPFIQNIKLVEENLSLSEVVINSKDNPANAVIRQAIASKKENSEKTARYKADFYSRGIFKVKDLPKKILGQKVGDLNGAVDSTGTGIIYLSETVSKIIFEKPDNLKERIIASKVSGDNKGFSYNTARSTIYDFYDNTLDFGSKIISPIADNAFNYYKYKLEGTFQDENNLMINKIKVIAKRDAEPVFEGYIYIVEDSWAIYAVDLDIKGYRMHQEFVDVMKLKQNFNYNKNNKVWAKNTQSLEFSAGIFGIKFNGKFSYVYSNYEFEKMFAKKTFTNEIVSFEDNSNKKDTLFWNKIRPIPLTIEENTDYIKKDSVHTVRNSKKYLDSIDKKDNKFKFLSPITGYSWKNSSQKKSFRYDGLLNLSSLSFNTVQGWNLDSGFSFRDWKNQEEKGKSTYINTKFNYGFSDDRLRVTADYYHRFNNQNYATLTLFGGSKVNQFNPEEPITSFINTVSTLFFKDNYMKLYNKEFAGATYGQDVGNNFYLKGTLEYQQRKPLFNTTDYTFIKSDDVYSSNNPLLPDDNLTPAFEQHHLTKAAVSAKINFGNKYISRPDGKINIRNNDYPTLSFGYENAFASNESKYEYQLITSQIRYDFNAENKGTLGINLKAGTFIHGENISFVDYKHFNGNRTHVGTSDRYLNVFNLMNYYSNSTNDSYFEAHLEHNDKGYIMNKIPLLNKLNSTLVLGFHALAVPDTKPYTEFTVGLDNLGFGKLKVFRFDYVHSYQNGVQENGVVFGLKILNVLE
- the aroQ gene encoding type II 3-dehydroquinate dehydratase, which translates into the protein MKISIINGPNLNLLGKREPEIYGSQTFEDYLEILKSKFPQVELTYFQSNIEGELIGKIQEFGFSYDGIILNAGAYTHTSIGIGDAIKSITTPVVEVHISNTFSRESFRHQSYISGNAKGVILGFGMKSYELAIQSFL
- a CDS encoding porin family protein translates to MKKTILITALLFVLSFSAQAQLLQIGAKAGLNYANFSGTNIQTDAITSYHAGLIAEIKLLDKFAIQPELLYTTQGATYKTALGDFENELGYIAIPVLAKIYLSKSFSLELGPQASFLLSEKSEFDVSDANTFDFALAGGLGFKITKNIFINGRYVLGLTEVSPNADAKNSVLQFSAGFMF
- a CDS encoding outer membrane beta-barrel protein; translation: MKKIILSVIAILGFGFANAQDATNNGFSKGDKFVEGSFSFRSGDVEDSWSFTPKMGVMLDDKWAVGGFLALAGQDNGTVENNTFGIGAFARYYFLSLGASKSFNAYGEIGLGYSSVSTETNNANKNTNSAMNANIDLGMNYFFTSHWAATFELANILSYNNVNPEQGSNSSDLNVNVNLFNNIFATPQFGLLYKW
- the xerD gene encoding site-specific tyrosine recombinase XerD, producing the protein MNWKTDIKNYQSYLRIERGLSKNTIDNYSFDIERLCLFLEENAIAVSPIKINEETIQQFIYSVSKEVNPRSQARIISGLKSFFSYLIFEDYRQDNPMELIETPKTGRKLPDTLSVEEIDTLISAIDLSSNEGERNRAILETLYGCGLRVSELVSLKISDLFFEEGFIKITGKGNKQRFVPIGNLTQKYIQIYRNEIRIHLNIKKGHEDTLFLNRRGSQLTRAMIFTIIKDLATKINLNKSISPHTLRHSFATHLLENGADLRSIQLMLGHESITTTEIYVHLDRRFLTEVINNFHPRR
- the rny gene encoding ribonuclease Y — protein: MDIVTIIISGIIGIAGGFIIAKIIEKSNISNLIKNAKKEASSILKDANLEAENIKKDKILQAKEKFIELKSEHEQVILSRDQKMAEVEKRIRDKESQVSNELSKAKKVNDDFESKTLEYNSKIETLEKKQIEVDKLHKSHLQQLEVIAGLSTEDAKNQLIEGLKSEAKTEAMSHIQDTIEEAKLTAQQEAKKIIINTIQRVGTEEAVENCVSVFNIESDDVKGRIIGREGRNIRAIEAATGVEIIVDDTPEAIILSCFDPVRREIARLSLHKLVTDGRIHPARIEEVVAKTTKQIDDEIIEVGKRTVIDLGIHGLHPELIKVVGRMKYRSSYGQNLLQHSREVSKLCGIMAAELGLNVKLAKRAGLLHDIGKVPDTESDLPHALLGMQWAEKYGEKEEVCNAIGAHHDEIEMKSLLSPIIQVCDAISGARPGARRQVLDSYIQRLKDLEEVAYGFSGVKNAYAIQAGRELRVIVESEKVSDDNAATLSFEISQKIQTEMTYPGQVKVTVIRETRAVNIAK
- a CDS encoding cell division protein ZapA; its protein translation is MDEKLKIKISIADRVYPLTVDFSQEEGLRSASKKIDVMIKQFEENYAVRDKQDVLAMCALQFASQVEQKQIDNAINGNETIERIKKINAVLDQYLDK
- a CDS encoding M23 family metallopeptidase, whose product is MKSSLFALLFSSILFAQVDYPKDYFRSPLDIPMQLSGNFGELRPNHFHAGFDLKTMQREGLKVYAVADGYISRIKISTFGNGKTLYITHANGYTSVYGHLLRATDSIEDFIKKIHYKEQSFEIEMYLKPGEIEVKKGQVIALSGNTGASEGPHLHFEFRDNSTEYIINPMLFGFDKMLKDSKSPMISSVYVYPLNDDTVVNQSKRPLILNLKLQKDGTYLADAVSTNGKIGFGINAFDYDDVSFNKNGIYKVQGFYNGIPNFGYQFDTYPFDEMRYINALIDYPRYKKTQQRVQKLFMKNPFRLSIIKTNKSNGILTAEPNLTALYRVEVSDFYGNLTKVSIPVNYGSLPAIVAQEPILSKYFVKANNDSSFEKENMSVFFPAGTFYDDFYLNFDVKNDTLFLHDDTVPAHTSFTISMEDKKFTEAQREKLYIASINGKKMGYNTTYRKDNVFTIKVKTLGKYALVLDTIPPVISIAKPIDGKWLSDKKSIQFTISDGLSGIKSYNGYLNGKWILFEYDNKTKKITHNFSDGIVAEGANELKIIVVDNLGNSTIFETKFFRSQKK